In Microbulbifer salipaludis, a genomic segment contains:
- a CDS encoding carbohydrate-binding protein, with the protein MMRFNFASRLGSLLTLLVFVSTVTAVGKSHAQYVHTDGTEIVDGNGNPIHLNGINLGNWLLWEGYLMMGDFNYRTHTQFLNSLADTFGSMAQAKEFEHQWRLNFVTEREIADLKSLGFNTVRVPFHYNLFWENGQLSDHGFQYFDRLIDYCRTHGLYVLLDMHAAPGYQNPGDHSDNIDSNAGQPRDSVKFWDGNNVQIASQVWRHIADRYKNEPVIWGYDLINEPVPQAGREFELLPSLIAMRDAIREVDNNHAIIAEGSWWGSDMQKIDWTDSATQTNTGISARWDHNLVYQTHHYVFGNTAWIADLYPRVDITNAMGVPMILGEYGEDNNDIIHQLTDWSVNNIAGQFPWSFKKMSHDRTLWTIAPNSIYSQVVNYINHGGTPPANAYAGMIDFAQNHIGNGASNVSWHQGFYDAIKTSGGSNPLPAGCDSATAQAAGRVEAESYCAMSGIQLEDTSDNGGGQNVGWTDSGDWLDYRVDVPQDGEYTLTYRVASTANTAQLRLLANGAQAADTSLPNTGGWQNWQSVSTSVSLSAGTQTLRLQVAGPGFNLNWFELEAGSGEEEPVDPTPPPSGTLADGEYQIRNLASGLLLGVANNATSNGGNVIQGGSQSWQVTTLSNGNYRIENRYSGLALDVQDVSSSNGANIQQWEYGGGDNQQWIVEPVSGNRFRILSAMSGKSLDVQDGSTSAGGNIQQWTYHGGDNQLWLFEN; encoded by the coding sequence ATGATGAGATTTAACTTTGCAAGCAGGCTGGGCAGTTTATTGACGCTGCTCGTTTTCGTGTCGACGGTTACCGCCGTTGGCAAGTCCCACGCGCAATACGTGCACACTGACGGTACCGAGATCGTGGACGGCAATGGCAATCCCATCCACCTGAACGGTATCAACCTCGGCAACTGGTTGCTGTGGGAAGGCTACCTGATGATGGGCGACTTTAACTACCGCACCCACACCCAGTTCCTCAACAGCCTGGCCGACACCTTCGGCAGTATGGCCCAGGCGAAGGAGTTCGAACACCAGTGGCGCCTGAATTTCGTGACCGAACGGGAGATCGCCGACCTGAAGAGCCTCGGCTTCAACACCGTGCGGGTGCCCTTCCACTACAACCTGTTCTGGGAGAACGGGCAATTGTCGGATCACGGCTTCCAGTATTTTGATCGCCTGATCGATTACTGCCGCACCCACGGGCTCTATGTGCTGCTGGATATGCACGCCGCCCCCGGCTACCAGAACCCCGGCGACCACAGTGACAACATCGACTCCAACGCGGGCCAGCCGCGGGACTCGGTCAAATTCTGGGATGGCAACAATGTACAGATTGCCAGTCAGGTGTGGCGGCACATTGCCGACCGCTACAAAAATGAACCAGTAATCTGGGGCTACGACCTGATCAATGAGCCTGTGCCCCAGGCCGGGCGCGAGTTCGAGCTGTTGCCGTCGCTGATTGCCATGCGCGATGCCATCCGCGAAGTGGACAATAACCACGCGATCATTGCCGAAGGCAGCTGGTGGGGCTCGGATATGCAGAAGATCGACTGGACCGACTCTGCCACCCAGACCAACACTGGTATCAGCGCCCGCTGGGACCACAACCTGGTGTACCAGACCCACCACTATGTGTTCGGCAATACCGCATGGATCGCCGACCTGTATCCCCGCGTGGACATCACCAATGCCATGGGTGTGCCGATGATCCTGGGAGAATACGGCGAGGACAACAACGATATCATCCACCAGCTCACCGACTGGTCAGTGAACAATATTGCTGGCCAATTCCCCTGGTCGTTCAAAAAGATGAGCCACGACCGCACCCTGTGGACCATCGCCCCCAACAGCATCTACAGCCAGGTGGTGAATTACATCAACCACGGCGGCACCCCGCCGGCCAATGCCTATGCGGGCATGATCGACTTTGCCCAAAACCACATCGGCAACGGGGCCAGCAACGTCAGCTGGCACCAGGGCTTCTACGATGCCATCAAGACCAGCGGCGGCAGCAACCCGCTTCCGGCCGGCTGTGATTCCGCCACTGCACAGGCCGCCGGCCGCGTCGAAGCGGAGAGCTACTGCGCCATGTCCGGCATCCAACTGGAAGACACCAGCGACAACGGCGGCGGCCAGAATGTCGGCTGGACCGACAGTGGTGACTGGCTCGATTACCGCGTCGATGTACCACAAGATGGCGAGTACACGCTGACCTACCGCGTCGCCAGCACCGCCAATACCGCGCAACTGCGCTTACTGGCCAACGGTGCCCAGGCGGCCGACACCAGCCTGCCCAACACCGGCGGCTGGCAGAACTGGCAGTCCGTTTCTACCAGCGTGAGCCTGAGCGCCGGTACCCAGACCCTGCGCCTGCAGGTAGCGGGCCCCGGTTTCAACCTGAACTGGTTCGAGCTGGAAGCGGGCAGCGGGGAGGAAGAACCCGTGGACCCCACCCCACCGCCATCTGGCACCCTTGCCGATGGCGAATACCAGATCCGCAACCTGGCCAGCGGCCTGTTGCTGGGCGTTGCCAACAATGCCACCAGCAACGGCGGCAATGTGATTCAGGGTGGTAGCCAGTCCTGGCAGGTCACCACACTCAGCAACGGTAACTACCGCATCGAAAACCGCTACAGCGGACTCGCGCTGGATGTCCAGGATGTGTCCTCCAGCAACGGTGCCAACATCCAGCAGTGGGAGTACGGCGGCGGCGACAACCAGCAGTGGATTGTCGAACCGGTCTCCGGCAACCGCTTCCGCATTCTGTCAGCCATGAGCGGCAAGTCACTGGATGTGCAGGATGGCTCCACCAGCGCCGGCGGCAATATCCAGCAGTGGACCTACCACGGCGGCGACAACCAGCTGTGGCTGTTTGAAAACTAA
- the tilS gene encoding tRNA lysidine(34) synthetase TilS, translating into MSDIAAKLTAALQSALQRYPVSGQRWLGFSGGLDSTVLLHLLAKADVPVTALHINHGLSTRAAAWQASCAALADRLGVAFVARSVDVDRADGGLEQGARHARYRAFEQVMGPGDQILLAHHADDQTETFLLRLLRGAGVLGLGGMPEWRLLGPERDGKSLLRPLLAASRAELETYARAQGLPWIEDESNADLSIDRNYLRSQVLPPLAQRWPVHARVARATENLREAAALLGELAEQDLQACDCRPEAFGQGIDLAAFAKLSGARRKNALREWLRRVGTGMPEAAQLEQALQQVGADDDAAPAVSLGERVLRRYRDRLYLTPQLQPLDAIDGGEIRWDGSSQLVLPGHWVLLPSAQWPVADYRVRFRIGGERAKPRERHHSQTLKKLLQEYGLPPWLRDRVPLIYRAQELVAVGDLFVTADGPAKPPIWRFLD; encoded by the coding sequence ATGTCCGACATTGCCGCTAAATTGACCGCTGCACTGCAGAGCGCGCTGCAGCGTTACCCGGTATCGGGGCAACGGTGGCTGGGTTTTTCCGGCGGCCTGGATTCCACCGTGCTGTTGCACCTGCTTGCCAAGGCCGACGTTCCGGTCACCGCGCTGCACATCAATCATGGCTTGAGCACGCGCGCAGCGGCGTGGCAGGCGAGCTGCGCGGCGCTGGCGGATCGTTTGGGCGTTGCATTTGTTGCCCGGTCGGTGGATGTGGACCGGGCGGATGGCGGTCTCGAGCAGGGGGCCAGGCACGCCCGCTACCGCGCCTTCGAGCAGGTCATGGGGCCGGGCGACCAGATATTGCTTGCCCACCACGCCGATGACCAGACCGAGACCTTTTTACTGAGGCTGTTGCGCGGTGCCGGGGTGCTCGGCCTGGGTGGTATGCCGGAATGGCGTTTGCTGGGGCCCGAGCGGGATGGCAAAAGCCTGCTTCGGCCATTGTTGGCGGCAAGCCGAGCGGAACTGGAAACCTACGCCCGCGCGCAGGGGTTGCCGTGGATTGAAGACGAGAGCAATGCCGATCTTTCGATTGACCGGAATTATCTTCGCAGTCAGGTGTTGCCCCCGCTGGCGCAGCGCTGGCCGGTGCATGCGCGGGTAGCCCGGGCGACGGAAAATCTGCGCGAGGCTGCGGCTCTGTTGGGTGAGCTGGCGGAGCAAGACCTGCAGGCGTGCGATTGTCGCCCTGAGGCGTTCGGGCAAGGTATCGACCTTGCGGCGTTTGCCAAACTCTCCGGTGCGCGCCGCAAAAACGCCCTGCGCGAATGGTTGCGGCGGGTCGGGACGGGTATGCCCGAAGCGGCCCAGCTGGAGCAGGCCTTGCAACAGGTAGGCGCGGATGATGATGCAGCGCCGGCTGTCTCCCTGGGAGAGCGGGTGTTGCGCCGCTATCGCGATCGCCTGTATCTCACACCACAATTGCAACCTTTGGATGCTATTGATGGAGGTGAGATTCGGTGGGACGGATCAAGCCAGCTGGTATTGCCGGGCCACTGGGTGCTTTTGCCCAGTGCCCAGTGGCCCGTGGCCGACTATCGGGTTCGCTTCCGTATTGGCGGCGAAAGAGCCAAACCGCGAGAGCGGCATCACTCCCAGACCCTGAAAAAGCTGTTGCAGGAGTATGGTCTTCCGCCGTGGCTGCGGGATCGTGTACCACTGATCTACCGGGCGCAGGAGCTGGTGGCTGTCGGCGACCTGTTTGTCACGGCAGATGGGCCCGCAAAGCCACCAATTTGGCGGTTTTTAGATTGA
- a CDS encoding AraC family transcriptional regulator → MNLVLFNFHDVVLLMTAMQCLFFAVLLLATNTSRQASTYFLAAFLFAHAFIPLHELVLWGAEFKFAVREWLPQVYFLGGFAYYLDGMLLFFCVKSLIFRDFRVRPRDAMHLLPFVLALVYMSAVFFRLPLEQRLELISSESLVYGWHYVLVEFLCKVLRVAYCLWSLWLIVHYTHRLKSTHSNVEKVDVTWVKVLVAGFMLVMLMEVVLSIAKMFSLYQHYDLGVFEKIGLTGYYTVFVLVNLLVFTGVRYFASFESLRQPEKVRKPSGEQVFNPALAEDIDRKMHAEKLYLQPDVTIDLLAESLEIPTRDLSMVINRHFKMNFYEFINRYRIQEAMRLLRSADGEGKTITDIYLEVGFNSKSVFNTFFKKAAGMTPSQYRRADAVPQIA, encoded by the coding sequence ATGAACCTGGTTCTTTTTAATTTCCATGACGTGGTGCTGCTGATGACTGCGATGCAGTGCCTGTTCTTCGCGGTGCTGTTGCTGGCCACGAATACCAGTCGGCAGGCCAGCACTTACTTCCTCGCGGCCTTCCTGTTCGCGCATGCGTTTATCCCCCTGCACGAGCTGGTATTGTGGGGCGCCGAGTTCAAGTTTGCGGTACGCGAATGGTTACCGCAGGTCTATTTCCTTGGCGGCTTTGCCTATTATCTCGATGGCATGCTGCTGTTCTTCTGTGTGAAATCCCTCATCTTTCGCGACTTTCGCGTGCGCCCGCGCGATGCGATGCACCTGCTGCCGTTTGTGCTGGCGCTGGTGTATATGAGTGCGGTCTTCTTCCGTTTGCCCCTGGAGCAGCGCCTTGAGCTCATCAGCAGCGAGTCTCTGGTGTATGGCTGGCACTACGTGCTGGTGGAGTTTTTGTGCAAGGTGTTGCGTGTGGCCTATTGCCTGTGGTCGCTGTGGTTGATCGTGCATTACACCCATCGCCTGAAGTCCACCCACTCCAATGTGGAGAAGGTGGATGTCACCTGGGTCAAGGTGTTGGTCGCGGGTTTTATGCTGGTGATGTTGATGGAGGTGGTGCTGAGCATCGCCAAAATGTTCAGCCTGTATCAGCATTACGATCTGGGGGTGTTCGAAAAAATCGGCCTGACCGGCTACTACACCGTATTTGTTCTGGTGAACTTGCTGGTGTTTACCGGTGTGCGCTATTTCGCCAGCTTCGAATCCCTGCGCCAGCCCGAGAAAGTGCGCAAGCCGTCTGGTGAGCAGGTGTTCAACCCCGCTCTGGCGGAAGACATCGACCGCAAGATGCACGCCGAGAAGCTCTATTTGCAGCCAGATGTCACTATTGACCTGCTGGCCGAAAGCCTGGAGATCCCCACCCGTGACCTGTCGATGGTGATCAATCGGCACTTCAAGATGAATTTTTACGAGTTCATTAACCGTTACCGCATTCAGGAAGCCATGCGTCTGCTGCGCAGTGCCGATGGGGAAGGGAAGACCATTACCGACATTTACCTGGAGGTGGGTTTCAACAGTAAATCTGTGTTCAACACCTTCTTCAAGAAGGCCGCGGGCATGACGCCATCCCAGTACCGCCGTGCGGATGCCGTTCCGCAAATCGCCTGA